In one window of Ovis aries strain OAR_USU_Benz2616 breed Rambouillet chromosome 5, ARS-UI_Ramb_v3.0, whole genome shotgun sequence DNA:
- the EEF2 gene encoding elongation factor 2, which yields MVNFTVDQIRAIMDKKANIRNMSVIAHVDHGKSTLTDSLVCKAGIIASARAGETRFTDTRKDEQERCITIKSTAISLFYELSENDLNFIKQSKDGSGFLINLIDSPGHVDFSSEVTAALRVTDGALVVVDCVSGVCVQTETVLRQAIAERIKPVLMMNKMDRALLELQLEPEELYQTFQRIVENVNVIISTYGEGESGPMGNIMIDPVLGTVGFGSGLHGWAFTLKQFAEMYVAKFAAKGEGQLGPAERAKKVEDMMKKLWGDRYFDPATGKFSKSANSPDGKKLPRTFCQLILDPIFKVFDAIMNFKKEETAKLIEKLDIKLDSEDKDKEGKPLLKAVMRRWLPAGDALLQMITIHLPSPVTAQKYRCELLYEGPPDDEAAMGIKSCDPKGPLMMYISKMVPTSDKGRFYAFGRVFSGLVSTGLKVRIMGPNYTPGKKEDLYLKPIQRTILMMGRYVEPIEDVPCGNIVGLVGVDQFLVKTGTITTFEHAHNMRVMKFSVSPVVRVAVEAKNPADLPKLVEGLKRLAKSDPMVQCIIEESGEHIIAGAGELHLEICLKDLEEDHACIPIKKSDPVVSYRETVSEESNVLCLSKSPNKHNRLYMKARPFPDGLAEDIDKGEVSARQELKQRARYLAEKYEWDVAEARKIWCFGPDGTGPNILTDITKGVQYLNEIKDSVVAGFQWATKEGALCEENMRGVRFDVHDVTLHADAIHRGGGQIIPTARRCLYASVLTAQPRLMEPIYLVEIQCPEQVVGGIYGVLNRKRGHVFEETQVAGTPMFVVKAYLPVNESFGFTADLRSNTGGQAFPQCVFDHWQILPGDPFDNTSRPSQVVAETRKRKGLKEGIPALDNFLDKL from the exons ATG GTGAACTTCACAGTAGACCAGATCCGGGCCATCATGGACAAGAAGGCCAACATCCGGAACATGTCTGTCATCGCCCACGTGGACCATGGCAAGTCCACTCTGACAGACTCCCTGGTGTGTAAGGCGGGTATCATCGCCTCTGCCCGGGCTGGGGAGACCCGCTTCACTGACACCCGGAAGGACGAGCAGGAGCGTTGCATCACCATCAAGTCAAC GGCCATCTCCCTTTTCTACGAGCTTTCAGAGAACGACTTGAATTTCATCAAGCAGAGCAAGGATGGCTCTGGCTTCCTCATCAACCTCATTGATTCCCCTGGGCACGTCGACTTTTCCTCAGAGGTGACAGCTGCACTCCGTGTCACTGACGGTGCCTTGGTGGTGGTGGACTGTGTGTCTG gtgtgtgtgtgcagacagAGACGGTGCTGCGCCAGGCCATTGCTGAGCGCATCAAGCCAGTGCTGATGATGAACAAGATGGACCGGGCCCTGCTTGAGCTGCAACTGGAGCCTGAGGAGCTCTACCAAACCTTCCAGCGTATCGTGGAGAATGTCAACGTCATTATCTCCACCTATGGCGAGGGCGAGAGTGGACCCATGGGCAACATCATG ATTGACCCCGTTCTTGGTACTGTTGGCTTTGGATCTGGTCTCCATGGTTGGGCCTTTACCCTGAAGCAGTTTGCAGAGATGTATGTGGCCAAGTTTGCCGCCAAGGGCGAGGGACAGCTAGGGCCTGCTGAGCGGGCCAAGAAGGTGGAGGACATGATGAAAAAGCTGTGGGGAGACCG GTACTTTGATCCAGCCACTGGCAAGTTCAGCAAGTCAGCCAACAGCCCTGATGGCAAGAAGCTGCCACGGACGTTCTGCCAGCTCATCCTGGACCCAATCTTCAAG GTGTTTGATGCAATCATGAACTTCAAGAAAGAGGAGACGGCAAAACTAATTGAAAAACTGGACATCAAGTTGGACAGTGAAGATAAGGACAAGGAGGGCAAACCACTTCTGAAG GCTGTGATGCGCCGCTGGCTGCCTGCTGGGGACGCCCTGCTGCAGATGATCACCATCCACCTGCCTTCCCCTGTGACGGCCCAGAAGTACCGCTGTGAGCTCCTGTATGAGGGTCCCCCAGACGATGAGGCAGCCATGG gCATTAAAAGCTGTGATCCCAAAGGCCCTCTCATGATGTACATTTCCAAAATGGTGCCGACCTCTGACAAGGGTCGGTTCTATGCCTTCGGCCGGGTCTTCTCAGGGCTGGTGTCTACTGGCCTGAAGGTCCGCATCATGGGACCCAACTATACTCCTGGGAAGAAGGAGGACCTGTACCTGAAGCCGATCCAGAG GACAATCCTGATGATGGGCCGTTATGTGGAGCCCATCGAGGATGTGCCTTGTGGCAACATTGTGGGTCTGGTGGGCGTGGACCAGTTCCTGGTGAAGACTGGCACCATCACCACCTTCGAGCATGCCCACAACATGCGGGTGATGAAGTTCAGCGTGAGCCCTGTCGTCAGGGTCGCTGTGGAGGCCAAGAACCCGGCCGACCTGCCCAAGCTGGTGGAAGGTCTGAAGCGGCTGGCCAAGTCGGACCCCATGGTGCAG TGCATCATCGAGGAGTCCGGGGAGCACATTATCGCGGGGGCTGGGGAGCTGCACTTGGAGATCTGCCTCAAGGACCTGGAGGAGGATCACGCTTGCATCCCCATCAAG AAATCTGACCCAGTTGTCTCGTACCGGGAGACTGTCAGTGAGGAGTCGAACGTGCTCTGCCTGTCCAAGTCTCCCAACAAGCACAATAGGCTTTACATGAAGGCGCGGCCCTTCCCTGATGGCCTGGCTGAGGACATCGACAAGGGCGAGGTGTCCGCCCGCCAGGAGCTCAAGCAGCGGGCCCGCTACCTGGCTGAGAAGTACGAGTGGGACGTGGCTGAGGCCCGTAAGATCTGGTGCTTCGGCCCTGATGGCACGGGCCCCAACATCCTCACGGACATCACCAAGGGTGTACAGTACCTCAATGAAATCAAGGACAGTGTGGTGGCTGGCTTCCAGTGGGCCACCAAGGAG GGGGCGCTGTGTGAGGAGAATATGCGGGGCGTACGCTTTGACGTCCATGATGTGACGCTGCACGCTGATGCCATCCACCGTGGGGGTGGCCAGATCATCCCCACAGCTCGGCGCTGCCTGTATGCCAGTGTGCTGACTGCCCAGCCCCGGCTCATGGAGCCCATCTATCTTGTGGAGATCCAG TGTCCGGAACAAGTGGTTGGTGGCATCTACGGTGTCCTGAACAGAAAGCGGGGCCACGTCTTTGAGGAGACCCAGGTGGCCGGCACTCCCATGTTTGTTGTGAAGGCCTACCTCCCTGTCAATGAGTCCTTTG GCTTCACCGCTGACCTGAGGTCCAACACGGGTGGCCAGGCCTTCCCCCAGTGTGTGTTTGACCACTGGCAGATCCTGCCCGGTGACCCCTTTGACAACACCAGCCGCCCCAGTCAGGTGGTGGCGGAGACACGCAAGCGCAAAGGCCTGAAGGAAGGCATCCCAGCCTTGGACAACTTCCTGGACAAGTTGTAG
- the DAPK3 gene encoding death-associated protein kinase 3 — protein MSTFRQEDVEDHYEMGEELGSGQFAIVRKCRQKGTGKEYAAKFIKKRRLSSSRRGVSREEIEREVNILREIRHPNIITLHDIFENRTDVVLILELVSGGELFDFLAEKESLTEDEATQFLKQILDGVHYLHSKRIAHFDLKPENIMLLDKNVPNPRIKLIDFGIAHKIEAGNEFKNIFGTPEFVAPEIVNYEPLGLEADMWSIGVITYILLSGASPFLGETKQETLTNISAVNYDFDEEYFSNTSELAKDFIRRLLVKDPKRRMTIAQSLEHSWIKAIRRRNVRREDSGRKPERRRLKTARLKEYTIKSHSSMPPNNTYINFERFSKVLEEVAAAEEGLRGLEHSRRLFHEDLEALTAIYEEKEAWYREENESLGQDLRRLRQELHKTEALQRQAQEEAKGALLGASGLKRRFSRLENRYEALAKQVASEMRFVQDLVRAMEQEKLQEGECSLR, from the exons ATGTCAACATTCAGGCAGGAGGATGTGGAAGACCACTATGAGATGGGAGAGGAGCTGGGAAG CGGACAGTTTGCGATTGTGCGGAAGTGCCGGCAGAAGGGTACTGGGAAGGAGTATGCAGCCAAGTTCATCAAGAAGCGCCGCCTGTCGTCCAGCCGCCGGGGAGTGAGCCGAGAGGAGATCGAGCGGGAGGTGAACATCCTGCGGGAGATCCGGCACCCCAACATCATCACACTGCATGACATCTTTGAGAACAGGACAGATGTGGTGCTCATCCTCGAGCTGGTCTCAGGCGGTGAGCTCTTTGACTTCCTGGCCGAGAAGGAGTCACTGACCGAGGACGAGGCTACCCAGTTCCTCAAGCAGATCCTGGACGGTGTCCACTATCTGCACTCCAAGCGCATCGCCCACTTCGACCTCAAG CCAGAAAACATCATGCTCCTGGACAAGAATGtgcccaacccacggatcaagcTCATTGACTTTGGCATCGCCCACAAGATCGAGGCAGGGAATGAGTTCAAGAACATCTTTGGGACCCCGGAGTTTGTGG CTCCTGAAATCGTCAACTATGAGCCCCTGGGTCTGGAGGCAGACATGTG GAGCATTGGCGTCATCACCTACATCCT GCTGAGTGGCGCATCCCCATTCCTGGGTGAAACCAAGCAGGAGACGTTGACCAACATCTCGGCTGTGAACTACGACTTTGACGAGGAGTACTTCAGCAACACCAGCGAGCTGGCCAAGGACTTCATCCGCCGTCTGCTTGTCAAAGACCCCAA GAGGAGAATGACCATCGCCCAGAGCCTGGAGCATTCCTGGATCAAG GCCATCCGGCGGCGAAATGTACGGCGGGAAGACAGCGGCCGGAAGCCAGAGCGGCGGCGCCTGAAGACGGCACGCCTCAAGGAGTACACCATCAAGTCACACTCGAGCATGCCCCCCAACAACACCTACATCAACTTCGAGCGCTTCTCCAAAGTGCTGGAGGAGGTGGCGGCAGCCGAGGAGGGCCTGCGCGGGCTGGAGCACAGCCGACGCCTGTTCCATGAGGACCTTGAGGCGCTGACGGCCATCTACGAGGAGAAGGAGGCCTGGTACCGTGAGGAGAATGAGAGCCTAGGCCAGGACCTGCGGCGGCTGCGCCAGGAGCTGCACAAGACGGAGGCGCTGCAGCGGCAGGCACAGGAGGAGGCCAAGGGGGCCCTGCTCGGGGCCAGTGGGCTCAAGCGCCGCTTTAGCCGCCTGGAGAACCGCTACGAGGCACTGGCCAAGCAGGTGGCCTCTGAGATGCGGTTCGTGCAGGATCTGGTGCGTGCCATGGAGCAGGAGAAGCTGCAGGAGGGGGAGTGCAGTCTCCGCTAG